From Streptomyces fungicidicus, one genomic window encodes:
- a CDS encoding ThuA domain-containing protein has product MHRSKLTSTTPTRRPRLRTPLALLTGLLLAVGTPATVAGAHPGHPEHDEPAAAEGQFQQVPLAKGEPEMGEPMSLAVLPDRSVLHTSRDGTLRLTDQGGVTKVAGRLDVYSHDEEGLQGVGVDPDFENNRAIYLYYAPPLDTPAGDAPETGTAEDFAKFDGVNRLSRFVLNANGTLDTASEKKVLDVAASRGTCCHVGGDIDFDAEGNLYLSTGDDTNPFSSDGYTPIDDRPNRNPAFDARRSSGNTNDLRGKILRVKVAEDGSYTVPEGNLFAPGTEKTRPEIYAMGFRNPFRMSVDEETGTVYVGDYGPDAGAADPNRGPAGQVEFAKVTEAANFGWPFCTGDNDAYTDYDFATGASGEKFDCAAPKNTSPHNTGLVDLPPAQAAWIPYDGGSVPEFGSGSESPMAGPVYRYDPDLDSSVKFPEAYDGDFFAGEFGRRWIKRIEQNGDGTVAKINDFPWTGTQIMDMDFGPDGALYVLDYGVSWFQGDENSALYRIENAEDGFSPIAEVGADKTSGAAGLKVKFIATAKDADSPDLTYGWDFGDGTKGEGLTPTHTYKKVGTYTATFTAKDPEGNTGNASVRIVVGNTEPKVKIDVPGNGSLAAFGEPVPFKVTVTDPEEKIDCSRVKVAYSLGHDSHAHELTSETGCEGTLKPPAGDGGHDPNANIYGVVGASYTDGGANGQEALTGTARTVLQPLHRQAEHFSAQQGVSVIDKTGANGGKTVGDINDGDWISFSPYRFDGQKKMTVRASSGGAGGFIELRTGSPEGKLHGSAYIPPTGGWETFQDVDVPLRSLPKGSTEIYLVFRGGDGALYDVDDFEFSKEPFKAGKKVLVFSKTAGFRHDSIPQGVAALKELGAPAGISVTASEEAGQFTTANLAKYDAVAFLSTTGDVLNADQQKAFENYVKNGGGYMGIHAAADTEYDWEFYGGLVGAYFDSHPAIQKATVRVHDHDHPSTAHLDDAWERTDEWYNYRTNPREQAKVLATLDETTYQGGSMKGDHPIAWCQSYGGGRSFYTGGGHTKESYADEAFRTHLLGGLQYATGQVKADCKPAKGYRDIFNGKTLDGWKQAGPGKFNVKDGTLESEGGMGLLWYQAKELKSYSLKLDWKMRGDDNSGVFVGFPASDDPWSAVNKGYEIQIDATDAADRTTGSVYSFKSANIKARDQVLRPPGQWNSYEIKVKGERLQVFLNGVKINDFTNKDPERSLTDGYIGLQNHGAGDQVSFRNIQLKELPS; this is encoded by the coding sequence GTGCACAGAAGCAAACTCACGTCCACCACCCCCACGAGGCGTCCCAGACTTCGCACCCCGCTCGCCCTGCTCACCGGCCTGCTGCTGGCCGTGGGCACCCCGGCCACCGTCGCCGGCGCCCACCCCGGCCATCCGGAGCACGACGAACCGGCCGCCGCCGAAGGGCAGTTCCAGCAGGTACCGCTCGCCAAGGGCGAGCCCGAGATGGGCGAGCCGATGTCGCTCGCTGTGCTCCCGGACCGCAGCGTCCTGCACACCTCGCGCGACGGCACACTGCGCCTCACCGACCAGGGCGGCGTCACCAAGGTCGCCGGCAGGCTCGACGTCTACAGCCACGACGAGGAGGGCCTGCAGGGCGTCGGCGTCGACCCGGACTTCGAGAACAACCGGGCGATCTACCTCTACTACGCCCCGCCGCTCGACACCCCCGCGGGCGACGCCCCGGAGACCGGCACCGCCGAGGACTTCGCGAAGTTCGACGGCGTCAACCGCCTCTCCCGGTTCGTCCTCAACGCCAACGGCACGCTGGACACCGCCAGCGAGAAGAAGGTCCTGGACGTCGCGGCCTCCCGCGGCACCTGCTGCCACGTCGGCGGCGACATCGACTTCGACGCCGAGGGCAACCTCTACCTGTCCACCGGCGACGACACCAACCCCTTCTCCTCCGACGGCTACACGCCGATCGACGACCGGCCGAACCGCAACCCGGCCTTCGACGCCCGCCGCAGCTCCGGCAACACCAACGACCTGCGCGGCAAGATCCTGCGCGTCAAGGTCGCCGAGGACGGCTCCTACACCGTCCCGGAGGGCAACCTCTTCGCCCCGGGCACCGAGAAGACCCGCCCCGAGATCTACGCGATGGGCTTCCGCAACCCGTTCCGGATGAGCGTCGACGAAGAGACCGGCACCGTGTACGTCGGTGACTACGGCCCCGACGCCGGAGCCGCCGACCCGAACCGTGGTCCGGCGGGACAGGTCGAGTTCGCCAAGGTGACCGAGGCCGCCAACTTCGGCTGGCCGTTCTGCACCGGCGACAACGACGCCTACACCGACTACGACTTCGCCACCGGCGCCTCCGGCGAGAAGTTCGACTGCGCCGCCCCGAAGAACACCTCCCCGCACAACACCGGTCTCGTCGACCTGCCGCCCGCGCAGGCCGCCTGGATCCCCTACGACGGCGGCTCCGTGCCCGAGTTCGGCTCCGGCTCCGAGTCCCCGATGGCCGGCCCGGTCTACCGCTACGACCCCGACCTCGACTCCTCGGTGAAGTTCCCCGAGGCGTACGACGGCGACTTCTTCGCGGGTGAGTTCGGCCGCCGCTGGATCAAGCGCATCGAGCAGAACGGCGACGGCACGGTCGCGAAGATCAACGACTTCCCGTGGACCGGCACCCAGATCATGGACATGGACTTCGGCCCCGACGGCGCGCTCTACGTCCTCGACTACGGTGTCTCCTGGTTCCAGGGCGACGAGAACTCCGCGCTGTACCGGATCGAGAACGCCGAGGACGGCTTCTCCCCGATCGCCGAGGTCGGCGCGGACAAGACCTCCGGCGCCGCCGGACTGAAGGTCAAGTTCATCGCCACCGCCAAGGACGCCGACTCCCCGGACCTCACCTACGGCTGGGACTTCGGCGACGGCACCAAGGGCGAGGGACTCACCCCCACCCACACGTACAAGAAGGTCGGCACCTACACCGCGACCTTCACCGCGAAGGACCCCGAGGGCAACACCGGCAACGCCAGCGTCCGGATCGTCGTCGGTAACACCGAGCCCAAGGTGAAAATCGACGTCCCCGGCAACGGCAGCCTCGCCGCCTTCGGCGAGCCCGTCCCGTTCAAGGTGACCGTCACCGACCCCGAGGAGAAGATCGACTGCTCCAGGGTCAAGGTCGCCTACAGCCTCGGCCACGACTCCCACGCCCACGAACTGACCAGTGAGACGGGCTGCGAGGGCACCCTCAAGCCGCCCGCCGGCGACGGCGGTCACGACCCCAACGCCAACATCTACGGTGTCGTCGGCGCCAGTTACACCGACGGCGGGGCGAACGGCCAGGAGGCACTGACCGGCACCGCCCGCACCGTGCTCCAGCCGCTGCACCGCCAGGCCGAGCACTTCTCCGCCCAGCAGGGCGTGTCAGTGATCGACAAGACCGGCGCCAACGGCGGCAAGACCGTCGGCGACATCAACGACGGCGACTGGATCTCCTTCAGCCCCTACAGGTTCGACGGGCAGAAGAAGATGACCGTCCGCGCCTCCTCCGGCGGCGCCGGCGGCTTCATCGAGCTGCGCACCGGCTCGCCCGAGGGCAAGCTGCACGGCTCGGCGTACATCCCGCCGACCGGCGGCTGGGAGACGTTCCAGGACGTCGACGTGCCGCTGCGGTCGCTGCCGAAGGGCAGCACGGAGATCTACCTGGTCTTCCGGGGCGGCGACGGCGCGCTGTACGACGTGGACGACTTCGAGTTCTCCAAGGAGCCGTTCAAGGCCGGCAAGAAGGTCCTGGTCTTCTCCAAGACGGCCGGCTTCCGCCACGACTCCATCCCGCAGGGCGTCGCCGCGCTGAAGGAACTCGGCGCCCCGGCCGGCATCTCGGTCACCGCGTCCGAGGAGGCCGGACAGTTCACCACGGCCAACCTCGCCAAGTACGACGCGGTGGCCTTTCTCTCCACCACCGGTGACGTCCTCAACGCCGACCAGCAGAAGGCGTTCGAGAACTACGTCAAGAACGGCGGCGGCTACATGGGAATCCACGCCGCCGCCGACACCGAGTACGACTGGGAGTTCTACGGCGGCCTCGTCGGCGCCTACTTCGACTCGCACCCGGCCATCCAGAAGGCCACCGTGCGCGTCCACGACCACGACCACCCCTCCACCGCGCACCTGGACGACGCCTGGGAGCGCACCGACGAGTGGTACAACTACCGCACCAACCCGCGTGAGCAGGCCAAGGTCCTCGCCACCCTCGACGAGACCACGTACCAGGGCGGCTCCATGAAGGGCGACCACCCGATCGCCTGGTGCCAGAGCTACGGCGGCGGCCGCTCCTTCTACACCGGCGGAGGCCACACCAAGGAGTCGTACGCCGACGAGGCCTTCCGCACCCATCTGCTCGGCGGCCTGCAGTACGCCACCGGCCAGGTGAAGGCGGACTGCAAGCCGGCCAAGGGCTACCGGGACATCTTCAACGGCAAGACCCTGGACGGCTGGAAGCAGGCCGGCCCCGGCAAGTTCAACGTCAAGGACGGCACCCTGGAGTCCGAGGGCGGCATGGGCCTGCTCTGGTACCAGGCCAAGGAGCTGAAGTCGTACTCCCTCAAGCTCGACTGGAAGATGCGGGGCGACGACAACTCCGGAGTCTTCGTCGGCTTCCCGGCCTCCGACGACCCCTGGTCCGCGGTGAACAAGGGCTACGAGATCCAGATCGACGCCACGGACGCGGCCGACCGCACCACGGGCTCCGTCTACTCGTTCAAGTCAGCCAACATCAAGGCCCGTGACCAGGTGCTGCGTCCGCCCGGCCAGTGGAACTCCTACGAGATCAAGGTCAAGGGCGAACGCCTCCAGGTGTTCCTCAACGGAGTCAAGATCAACGACTTCACCAACAAGGACCCCGAGCGGAGCCTGACCGACGGCTACATCGGCCTGCAGAACCACGGCGCCGGCGACCAGGTCTCCTTCCGGAACATCCAGCTGAAGGAACTGCCCTCCTAA
- a CDS encoding inositol-3-phosphate synthase, giving the protein MSAEPSLPTPSPAPRHGVWFIGARGSVATTAIAGCAAVAAGLHPPTGMVTETDPFTSCGLPSLSSLVFGGHDTVDCPLPKRAEHLAAGGVLPHGLPSAVHAELVAADREIRPGGPLPGDTDGDTDGGPVRGDDDWIDVFAADIRDFVARQGLAGAVVVNVASTEPAPADGSLPPSSLYAAAALRAGCPYVNFTPSTGLHHPALAALAESSGLPYAGRDGKTGQTLLRSVLGPMFLQRALAVRAWSGTNLLGGGDGAALADPAAAAAKNAGKERVLADTLGAAPEGEVHIDDVPALGDWKTAWDHIAFDGFLGSRMILQTIWQGCDSALAAPLVLDLARLAVRAREKGLTGPLGELGFYFKDPVGDGPSSLAEQYTELKRFAGRLRDDAETHEAHR; this is encoded by the coding sequence ATGTCCGCCGAACCGTCCCTCCCCACCCCCTCCCCGGCCCCCCGCCACGGCGTCTGGTTCATCGGTGCGCGCGGATCCGTCGCCACGACCGCGATCGCCGGCTGCGCCGCCGTCGCCGCCGGACTCCACCCGCCGACCGGCATGGTCACCGAGACCGATCCCTTCACCTCGTGCGGTCTGCCGTCGTTGTCGTCGCTCGTCTTCGGCGGCCACGACACCGTCGACTGCCCGCTCCCCAAACGCGCCGAACACCTCGCCGCCGGCGGCGTCCTGCCGCACGGCCTCCCCTCCGCCGTGCACGCCGAACTCGTCGCCGCCGACCGGGAGATCAGGCCCGGCGGCCCCCTGCCCGGTGACACGGACGGTGACACGGACGGCGGCCCGGTCCGCGGCGACGACGACTGGATCGACGTGTTCGCCGCCGACATCCGCGACTTCGTCGCCCGCCAGGGCCTCGCGGGCGCCGTGGTGGTGAACGTCGCCTCCACCGAACCCGCCCCCGCCGACGGCTCGCTGCCGCCCAGCTCCCTCTACGCGGCGGCCGCCCTGCGCGCCGGCTGCCCCTACGTCAACTTCACCCCCTCCACCGGCCTGCACCACCCCGCGCTGGCCGCGCTCGCCGAGTCCTCGGGCCTGCCGTACGCGGGCCGTGACGGCAAGACCGGGCAGACCCTGCTGCGTTCCGTGCTCGGCCCGATGTTCCTGCAGCGCGCCCTCGCCGTGCGCGCCTGGTCCGGCACCAACCTGCTGGGCGGCGGCGACGGCGCGGCCCTGGCCGACCCGGCCGCCGCGGCGGCGAAGAACGCCGGCAAGGAACGCGTCCTCGCCGACACCCTCGGGGCCGCGCCCGAGGGCGAGGTCCACATCGACGACGTGCCCGCGCTGGGCGACTGGAAGACCGCCTGGGACCACATCGCCTTCGACGGCTTCCTCGGCTCCCGGATGATCCTGCAGACCATCTGGCAGGGCTGCGACTCGGCGCTCGCCGCCCCGCTCGTCCTCGACCTGGCCCGGCTGGCCGTCCGCGCCCGGGAGAAGGGCCTGACCGGTCCGCTGGGCGAACTGGGCTTCTACTTCAAGGACCCGGTCGGGGACGGTCCGTCGTCACTGGCCGAGCAGTACACGGAGCTGAAACGCTTCGCCGGCCGCCTGCGGGACGACGCCGAGACACACGAGGCACACCGATGA
- a CDS encoding SCO3242 family prenyltransferase yields MRAARTSAEGSRDRPAPGDPEQAGPVQDVPAQGVPVRGGWAAGGAAQGVSGRGAPVRGGPAPADGPLPGGGAPSRGGAASRTVRPRAVAWAELLRVPALFTVPGDALAGAAAAGARPGPRTLLAIGSSLCLYEAGMALNDWADRAEDAVERPHRPLPSGRIRPAAALAAAGALTGAGLALAAGAGRPALAVAAPLAATVWAYDLALKHTPAGPVAMAAARGLDLLLGAAATGGGTRAALPSAALLGTHTLAVTAVSRRETTGGSALAPLAALATTGALTGLVTRRRTRLPAGRRAAAAPGLPGPAPAGRPPVTSGALATALGAAYAATAARPYLHATLNPSPPLTQRAVGGGIRATIPLQAALAARSGAAATALLVAALAPAGRMFARRAGMRKVSIT; encoded by the coding sequence ATGCGGGCCGCGCGCACCTCGGCCGAGGGCTCGCGGGACAGGCCCGCACCCGGCGACCCGGAGCAGGCTGGACCCGTACAGGACGTGCCCGCGCAGGGCGTGCCCGTGCGCGGTGGGTGGGCGGCGGGTGGGGCGGCTCAGGGCGTGTCCGGGCGGGGGGCACCCGTGCGGGGTGGGCCCGCACCGGCGGACGGGCCGCTCCCCGGAGGGGGCGCACCGTCCCGTGGCGGCGCCGCCTCCCGTACCGTCCGGCCCCGCGCGGTCGCCTGGGCCGAGTTGCTGCGGGTGCCCGCGCTGTTCACCGTTCCCGGCGACGCACTGGCGGGTGCGGCGGCGGCCGGGGCGCGTCCAGGCCCCCGGACCCTCCTCGCCATCGGCTCCTCCCTCTGCCTGTACGAGGCCGGTATGGCCCTGAACGACTGGGCCGACCGCGCCGAGGACGCCGTGGAGCGCCCGCACCGCCCGCTGCCGTCCGGCCGCATCCGCCCGGCCGCCGCCCTCGCCGCCGCCGGTGCCCTCACCGGCGCCGGCCTGGCGCTCGCGGCCGGCGCGGGACGTCCCGCCCTCGCGGTGGCCGCGCCCCTGGCGGCCACCGTCTGGGCCTACGACCTCGCCCTGAAGCACACGCCCGCCGGTCCCGTGGCCATGGCCGCCGCCCGCGGACTCGACCTGCTCCTGGGCGCGGCGGCCACCGGCGGAGGCACCCGCGCGGCGCTCCCGTCCGCCGCGCTGCTGGGCACGCACACCCTCGCGGTCACGGCCGTCTCCCGCCGGGAGACCACCGGCGGCTCGGCCCTGGCCCCGCTGGCGGCCCTCGCGACGACGGGGGCGCTGACCGGTCTGGTGACCCGCCGCCGCACCCGACTCCCGGCAGGCCGGCGGGCAGCAGCCGCCCCCGGCCTGCCGGGCCCCGCCCCCGCCGGGCGGCCGCCCGTAACCTCCGGCGCCCTCGCCACCGCCCTGGGCGCCGCCTACGCCGCCACGGCAGCCCGCCCCTACCTCCACGCCACGCTCAACCCGTCACCCCCGCTCACCCAGCGCGCGGTCGGCGGCGGCATCCGCGCCACGATCCCGCTCCAGGCCGCGCTCGCCGCCCGTTCCGGCGCGGCCGCCACGGCCCTCCTGGTCGCGGCCCTCGCCCCGGCCGGACGGATGTTCGCGAGGCGGGCCGGCATGAGGAAGGTGAGCATCACATGA
- a CDS encoding sugar phosphate isomerase/epimerase family protein, which yields MTRTPDQGASGDGTADPARPETSVDGRTPAQDTSRDLTGGRVRPARRNPGADPDREQSRSAGASLRFGYGTNGLADLRLDDALALLADLGYDGVGLTLDHMHLDPLAPDLAARTRRVAHRLDALGLGVTVETGARYVLDPRRKHGPSLLDADPDDRARRAGLLVQAIRVAADLGAHAVHCFSGVVPDGTDEDTAWKRLAETLTPVLDAATAAGIPLAVEPEPGHLLATLADFHHLRRTLGDPEPLGLTLDIGHCQCLEPLPPADCVRDAAPWLRHVQIEDMRRGVHEHLPFGDGEIDFPPVLAALGATGYQGLTVVELPRHSHAGPHFAARSLPFLHRAAASAAPHGDPSATPEGSRTP from the coding sequence ATGACGCGGACCCCGGACCAGGGCGCGAGCGGCGACGGCACCGCCGATCCCGCGCGCCCGGAGACGAGCGTGGACGGACGGACCCCGGCCCAGGACACGAGCCGGGACCTGACCGGCGGCCGGGTCCGCCCGGCGCGCCGGAACCCGGGCGCCGACCCGGACCGCGAGCAGAGCCGGAGCGCCGGCGCCTCCCTCCGCTTCGGCTACGGCACCAACGGTCTCGCCGACCTCCGGCTCGACGACGCCCTCGCCCTCCTCGCCGACCTCGGCTACGACGGAGTCGGGCTCACCCTCGACCACATGCACCTCGACCCGCTCGCCCCGGACCTCGCCGCCCGCACCCGCCGGGTCGCGCACCGGCTGGACGCGCTCGGGCTCGGCGTCACCGTGGAGACCGGCGCCCGCTATGTGCTCGACCCCCGCCGCAAGCACGGCCCGTCCCTGCTGGACGCCGACCCGGACGACCGCGCCCGCCGTGCCGGCCTCCTCGTACAGGCGATCCGTGTCGCCGCCGACCTCGGCGCGCACGCCGTGCACTGCTTCAGCGGCGTCGTCCCCGACGGCACCGACGAGGACACCGCCTGGAAACGCCTCGCCGAGACGCTCACCCCGGTCCTCGACGCCGCCACCGCCGCCGGCATCCCCCTCGCGGTCGAACCCGAACCCGGCCACCTGCTCGCCACCCTCGCCGACTTCCACCACCTGCGCCGCACGCTCGGCGACCCCGAGCCCCTCGGCCTCACCCTGGACATCGGCCACTGCCAGTGCCTCGAACCCCTCCCTCCCGCCGACTGCGTACGCGACGCCGCCCCCTGGCTGCGCCACGTCCAGATCGAGGACATGCGCCGAGGCGTCCACGAACACCTCCCCTTCGGAGACGGCGAGATCGACTTCCCGCCCGTCCTCGCGGCCCTAGGCGCCACCGGCTACCAGGGCCTGACGGTCGTCGAACTGCCCCGCCACTCCCACGCGGGCCCCCACTTCGCCGCCCGCTCCCTGCCGTTCCTCCACCGCGCCGCCGCCTCCGCCGCACCGCACGGCGATCCCTCCGCAACCCCCGAAGGGAGCAGAACCCCATGA
- a CDS encoding EboA domain-containing protein — protein sequence MTRPRATPEADTTGDRATPGDGTTPALIPPGELRRLLSARLGGAARAWLDQALDEAAAHPGTHGPISVWELRLAEAGRRCGPAHADAARVLILHAAHADADALTRVYFQGTADERRAVLHALPHLVPGRPDALPLVEDALRTNDTRLVAAALGPYAARHLDAHAWRHAVLKCLFTGVALDQVSDLARRARGDGELARMLGDYAAERTAAGRPVPADLHRVLALTESAPSAPAAPPRGPDDPHGKES from the coding sequence ATGACCCGCCCCCGCGCCACCCCGGAGGCAGACACCACCGGCGACCGGGCGACCCCCGGTGACGGCACCACCCCCGCGCTGATCCCGCCCGGCGAACTGCGCCGCCTCCTCTCCGCGCGGCTGGGCGGAGCCGCCCGCGCCTGGCTCGACCAGGCCCTCGACGAGGCCGCCGCCCACCCCGGCACCCACGGCCCCATCTCCGTGTGGGAACTGCGCCTGGCCGAGGCCGGCCGGCGCTGCGGCCCGGCCCACGCCGACGCCGCCCGCGTCCTCATCCTGCACGCGGCGCACGCCGACGCCGACGCCCTGACCCGCGTCTACTTCCAGGGCACCGCCGACGAACGCCGCGCCGTCCTGCACGCCCTGCCGCACCTCGTGCCCGGCCGCCCCGACGCCCTCCCGCTCGTCGAGGACGCCCTGCGCACCAACGACACCCGGCTCGTCGCCGCCGCCCTCGGCCCCTACGCCGCCCGGCACCTGGACGCCCACGCCTGGCGGCACGCGGTGCTGAAGTGCCTGTTCACCGGGGTCGCCCTCGACCAGGTGTCGGACCTGGCCCGGCGCGCCCGGGGCGACGGCGAACTCGCCCGGATGCTCGGCGACTACGCCGCGGAGCGCACCGCCGCCGGCCGCCCCGTCCCGGCGGACCTGCACCGCGTCCTGGCCCTCACCGAGTCCGCCCCGTCCGCCCCCGCCGCCCCGCCGCGCGGCCCGGACGACCCCCACGGCAAGGAGTCCTGA
- a CDS encoding TatD family hydrolase: MRIFDPHIHMTSRTTDDYEAMYAAGVRAVVEPAFWLGQPRTSPASFLDYFDSLLGWEPFRAAQYGIAHHCTLALNPKEANDPRCTPVLDALPRYLVKDNVVAVGEIGYDSMTPAEDTALAAQLQLAADHGLPAMVHTPHRDKLAGLRRTLDVVRESALPADRVLVDHLNETTVEEAKDSGAWLGFSVYPDTKMDETRMVALLREYGPERVLVNSAADWGRSDPLKTRKVGDLMLAEGFTEDDVDRVLWRNPVAFYGLSGRLELDVTPSGATHEGNSILRGGA; the protein is encoded by the coding sequence ATGCGCATCTTCGACCCCCACATCCACATGACGTCGCGCACCACCGACGACTACGAGGCCATGTACGCCGCGGGCGTCCGCGCCGTCGTCGAACCCGCCTTCTGGCTCGGCCAGCCCCGCACCTCCCCGGCCTCCTTCCTGGACTACTTCGACTCCCTCCTCGGCTGGGAACCCTTCCGCGCCGCCCAGTACGGCATCGCCCACCACTGCACGCTCGCCCTCAACCCCAAGGAGGCCAACGACCCCCGCTGCACCCCCGTCCTCGACGCGCTGCCCCGGTATCTCGTCAAGGACAACGTGGTGGCCGTCGGCGAGATCGGCTACGACTCCATGACCCCCGCCGAGGACACCGCGCTCGCCGCCCAGCTGCAGCTCGCCGCCGATCACGGCCTGCCCGCGATGGTGCACACCCCGCACCGCGACAAGCTCGCCGGCCTGCGCCGCACCCTCGACGTCGTCCGCGAGTCCGCCCTGCCCGCCGACCGGGTCCTGGTCGACCACCTCAACGAGACCACCGTCGAGGAGGCCAAGGACAGCGGCGCCTGGCTCGGCTTCTCCGTCTATCCCGACACCAAGATGGACGAGACCAGGATGGTCGCCCTGCTGCGTGAGTACGGCCCGGAGCGGGTCCTCGTGAACTCCGCGGCCGACTGGGGCAGAAGCGATCCGCTCAAGACCCGCAAGGTCGGCGACCTGATGCTCGCCGAGGGCTTCACGGAGGACGACGTGGACCGGGTGCTGTGGCGCAACCCCGTCGCCTTCTACGGGCTCAGCGGGCGGCTGGAACTCGACGTCACCCCGTCCGGCGCCACCCACGAGGGCAACTCCATCCTGCGCGGCGGGGCGTGA
- the eboE gene encoding metabolite traffic protein EboE: MRFRHPDGSTVHLAYCTNVHPAETLDGVLAQLRDHCEPVRRRLGRDRLGIGLWLAKDAAHALVTDPSALRGLRCELDRRGLEVVTLNGFPYEGFGAEEVKYRVYTPDWADPERLEHTTSLARVLAGLLPDDVTDGSISTLPLAWRTACDERRAETARTALRTLAERLDALQELTGRSIRVALEPEPGCVVETTRDAIAPLTAIAHDRVGICVDTCHLATSFEDPHTALDDLTRAGVPVVKSQLSAALHAEQPHLPEVREALAAFAEPRFLHQTRTSTAAGLRGTDDLDEALSGDALPDAGPWRAHFHVPLHAAPAAPLTSTLPVLKSVLTRLVGGPHPLTRHLEVETYTWQALPPELRPRGRTQLADGIAAELTLARDLLTDLGLKELP; encoded by the coding sequence ATGCGCTTCCGCCACCCCGACGGCTCCACCGTCCACCTCGCCTACTGCACCAACGTCCACCCCGCCGAGACCCTCGACGGCGTCCTCGCCCAGCTCCGCGACCACTGCGAGCCGGTCCGCCGCCGCCTCGGCCGGGACAGGCTCGGCATCGGCCTGTGGCTCGCCAAGGACGCCGCCCACGCCCTGGTCACCGACCCGTCCGCGCTGCGCGGACTGCGCTGCGAACTCGACCGGCGCGGCCTCGAGGTCGTCACCCTCAACGGCTTCCCCTACGAGGGCTTCGGCGCGGAGGAGGTCAAGTACCGCGTCTACACACCGGACTGGGCCGACCCCGAGCGCCTGGAACACACCACCTCCCTGGCCCGCGTCCTCGCCGGGCTGCTCCCCGACGACGTCACCGACGGCAGCATCTCCACCCTGCCCCTCGCCTGGCGCACCGCCTGCGACGAGCGGCGCGCGGAGACCGCACGCACCGCCCTGCGCACCCTCGCCGAACGCCTTGACGCCCTCCAGGAACTGACCGGACGCTCCATCCGCGTCGCCCTGGAACCGGAACCCGGCTGCGTCGTCGAGACCACCCGGGACGCCATCGCCCCGCTCACCGCGATCGCCCACGACCGCGTCGGCATCTGCGTCGACACCTGCCACCTCGCCACGTCCTTCGAGGACCCGCACACCGCCCTGGACGACCTCACCCGGGCCGGGGTGCCCGTGGTCAAGTCCCAGCTCTCCGCCGCCCTGCACGCCGAACAACCCCACCTCCCCGAGGTCCGCGAGGCCCTGGCCGCGTTCGCCGAACCCCGCTTCCTGCACCAGACCCGCACGTCCACCGCCGCGGGACTGCGCGGCACCGACGACCTCGACGAGGCGCTGTCCGGCGACGCCCTGCCCGACGCCGGCCCCTGGCGCGCCCACTTCCACGTCCCGCTGCACGCGGCCCCCGCCGCGCCCCTCACCTCCACCCTGCCCGTCCTGAAGTCCGTCCTGACCCGGCTCGTCGGCGGCCCGCACCCGCTCACCCGCCACCTCGAGGTCGAGACCTACACCTGGCAGGCGCTCCCGCCCGAGCTGCGCCCCCGCGGCCGCACCCAGCTCGCCGACGGCATCGCCGCCGAACTCACCCTGGCCCGCGACCTGCTGACGGACCTCGGCCTGAAGGAACTCCCATGA